From the genome of Phycodurus eques isolate BA_2022a chromosome 22, UOR_Pequ_1.1, whole genome shotgun sequence, one region includes:
- the LOC133397425 gene encoding cyclin-dependent kinase inhibitor 1B-like, producing the protein MCNKMSDVRLSNASPPLERVDARQQDVVRPPVCRNLFGTPDREEIRARLTATLRDDVRSFADHYNFDLDGEGPLPGGDFKWTEDRDAPEFYSRPPHRRQEPRAEDSGEGSRGQNRDSSNKRSSDATGLSRECPTKRTHSGGDDDDDAEPPRGAGGPAPQVP; encoded by the exons aTGTGCAACAAAATGTCAGACGTGCGCCTTTCCAACGCGAGTCCGCCGCTGGAGAGGGTCGACGCGCGGCAGCAGGACGTCGTCCGACCCCCGGTGTGCAGGAACCTCTTCGGCACACCTGACCGAGAGGAGATACGTGCCCGCTTGACGGCCACCCTCCGGGATGACGTCCGCTCGTTCGCGGACCACTACAACTTCGACCTGGACGGCGAGGGGCCGCTCCCGGGTGGAGACTTTAAGTGGACGGAGGACCGGGACGCGCCGGAGTTCTACTCCCGGCCGCCGCACAGGAGGCAGGAGCCGCGGGCGGAGGACTCCGGGGAGGGTTCTCGGGGCCAAAACAGAGACTCTTCGAATAAAAGATCGTCGGATGCTACAG GTTTGTCGCGCGAGTGCCCGACGAAGAGGACACACTCCGGGggagacgacgacgacgacgccgaGCCGCCCCGTGGCGCTGGAGGTCCGGCGCCGCAAGTCCCGTAA
- the cdpf1 gene encoding cysteine-rich DPF motif domain-containing protein 1, whose translation MTSCCLLAGKTMEESTRQHRQKTFTCQSCGLNCPYTSYGQKPPNTRAIVLLEECYVTKDPFSPEKDKFLVLGSKCSLCGMTVCVGSDCSLFYTKRFCLRCVNKNLELFPRQVRTELAKKPSR comes from the exons ATGACCTCCTGCTGTTTGTTAGCTGGCAAAACAATGGAAGAGAGTACACGCCAACATCGCCAAAAGACATTTACATGCCAGTCGTGTGGTTTAAATTGTCCTTATACTTCCTACGGACAGAAACCACCAAACACCAGAGCCATTGT GTTGCTGGAGGAGTGCTATGTGACGAAAGACCCATTCAGTCCGGAGAAGGACAAGTTCCTCGTTTTGGGTTCCAAGTGCAGCTTGTGTGGAATGACTGTATGTGTTGGCTCG GACTGCAGTCTGTTCTACACCAAGAGGTTCTGCCTGCGCTGCGTCAACAAGAACCTGGAACTATTTCCCCGCCAGGTCCGGACGGAGCTGGCCAAGAAGCCGTCGCGatag